One window from the genome of Breoghania sp. L-A4 encodes:
- a CDS encoding IclR family transcriptional regulator C-terminal domain-containing protein: MAHTEDEAAAPAGRGREFVGSLERGLKVLQALGEAPDGLTLTDVAGRIGLTRATARRFLLTLLELGFVRQDRRLFILTPKVLSLGVSYLSNRPIWQNAEPAMQELSRQLNESCSAAVLDGDDVVYVARVAGKRIMSVNITIGTRLPALVTSMGRVLLSNMSATALHGFLEGAQIRRYTEHTITDRDALFREIESARVNGYAIVDQELELGLCSIAVPLRDRAGRAFAGLNISTQAARITREALIRDVLPLMREAARRIEEFHTS, encoded by the coding sequence ATGGCACACACGGAAGACGAGGCCGCCGCGCCGGCCGGGCGCGGGCGTGAATTCGTGGGGTCGCTGGAGCGCGGGCTGAAGGTGCTGCAGGCGCTGGGCGAGGCGCCGGACGGTCTGACGCTGACCGACGTCGCCGGGCGCATCGGCCTGACGCGGGCCACCGCGCGGCGCTTCCTGCTGACGCTTCTGGAGCTGGGATTCGTGCGCCAGGACCGCAGGCTGTTCATTCTCACGCCGAAGGTGCTGTCGCTGGGCGTCTCCTATCTCTCCAACCGGCCGATCTGGCAGAACGCCGAGCCGGCGATGCAGGAGCTGTCGCGCCAGCTCAACGAGTCCTGTTCGGCCGCCGTGCTCGACGGCGACGATGTGGTCTATGTGGCGCGTGTCGCGGGCAAGCGGATCATGTCGGTCAACATCACCATCGGCACGCGGCTGCCGGCGCTGGTCACCTCCATGGGGCGGGTGCTGCTGTCGAACATGTCGGCAACCGCGCTGCACGGGTTTCTGGAGGGCGCGCAGATCCGGCGCTACACCGAGCACACGATCACCGATCGCGACGCGTTGTTTCGCGAGATCGAAAGCGCCCGGGTCAACGGATATGCGATCGTCGATCAGGAGCTTGAGCTGGGCCTGTGTTCCATCGCCGTGCCGCTGCGCGACCGCGCCGGCCGCGCCTTCGCCGGGCTCAACATCTCCACTCAGGCGGCGCGAATCACGCGCGAGGCGCTGATTCGCGATGTGCTGCCGCTGATGCGCGAAGCGGCGCGCCGAATCGAGGAATTCCACACCAGTTGA
- a CDS encoding TetR/AcrR family transcriptional regulator: MPQYKRTASTRDRLLQAACEIFSIKGFRDTTVADICDVAQANIAAVNYHFGNKEKLYREVWSQVLKTYEEGGAATPPRSEIAADDLLYGYVVDRLTWLLGGDQLERLIRFEVTQPSGHVDDLRDAALRSTQQHFLDVIQRIAGGGLSPDNVQLCCTSIVSQCRALMMLSQLDHRSEEGYVVPGAKIRAFARHVTTFSIAGIKALAEHESAGAER; this comes from the coding sequence ATGCCACAATACAAAAGAACCGCCTCGACTCGTGACAGGCTGCTTCAGGCTGCTTGTGAAATTTTCTCAATCAAGGGATTTCGCGACACCACCGTCGCCGACATCTGTGACGTCGCGCAGGCCAACATCGCCGCGGTGAACTATCATTTCGGCAACAAGGAAAAGCTCTACCGCGAAGTGTGGAGCCAAGTGCTGAAGACCTATGAGGAGGGCGGCGCGGCGACGCCGCCACGCAGCGAGATCGCCGCGGACGACTTGCTCTACGGCTATGTGGTCGACCGGCTGACCTGGCTGCTCGGTGGCGACCAGCTCGAACGGCTCATCCGCTTCGAGGTCACCCAGCCGAGCGGCCATGTCGATGATCTGCGCGACGCCGCGCTGCGATCGACGCAGCAGCATTTCCTCGACGTGATCCAGCGGATCGCCGGCGGCGGCCTGAGCCCGGACAACGTGCAGCTGTGCTGCACCAGCATTGTCAGCCAGTGCCGGGCCCTGATGATGCTCAGCCAGCTCGATCACCGCAGCGAGGAGGGCTATGTGGTGCCCGGCGCGAAAATCCGCGCCTTCGCGCGGCACGTGACGACGTTCTCGATCGCCGGCATCAAGGCGCTGGCCGAACACGAGAGCGCCGGCGCGGAGCGGTAG
- a CDS encoding precorrin-6A/cobalt-precorrin-6A reductase has protein sequence MTRHAAEACAVTGTKLLRLQRPAWQPLPEDEWKLVADAAAAAAALPAGARAFLAIGKTDLAAFSARADVSFTMRMIDPPEPDAEMPKGKVLLAPPGENTRDEAALLRAHRISVLVAKNSGGKAGAAKLAAARALGLPVVMIDRPELPVMETVANVEEACAWVARLAQE, from the coding sequence ATGACGCGCCACGCCGCCGAGGCCTGCGCCGTCACGGGCACGAAACTGCTGCGGCTGCAGCGCCCGGCCTGGCAGCCGCTGCCGGAGGATGAGTGGAAACTGGTCGCGGATGCCGCGGCAGCCGCCGCCGCGCTGCCCGCCGGCGCCCGCGCCTTCCTCGCGATCGGCAAGACCGATCTCGCCGCCTTCTCGGCGCGCGCCGATGTCTCCTTCACGATGCGGATGATCGATCCGCCGGAGCCGGACGCGGAGATGCCGAAAGGAAAAGTCCTGCTGGCGCCACCGGGAGAAAACACCCGCGACGAGGCGGCGTTGCTGCGCGCGCACAGGATTTCCGTGCTCGTCGCCAAGAACAGCGGCGGCAAGGCGGGAGCCGCCAAGCTCGCCGCCGCCCGAGCCCTCGGCCTGCCGGTGGTGATGATCGACCGGCCCGAGCTGCCGGTCATGGAAACCGTGGCGAATGTGGAAGAAGCCTGCGCCTGGGTCGCGCGCCTGGCGCAGGAGTGA
- a CDS encoding precorrin-6A/cobalt-precorrin-6A reductase: MNEPLKILLLAGTREARLLAARLKDDGRVRVTASLAGVTSAPAGLGVETRSGGFGGVEGLVDYLRAGKSPR; encoded by the coding sequence ATGAATGAACCGCTGAAGATCCTGCTGCTGGCCGGCACCCGCGAAGCCCGCCTGCTGGCCGCCCGGCTCAAGGATGACGGCCGGGTCCGCGTCACCGCGTCGCTCGCCGGCGTCACCAGCGCCCCCGCCGGCCTCGGCGTGGAGACCCGCAGCGGCGGCTTCGGCGGCGTCGAGGGACTGGTTGACTATCTGCGCGCGGGGAAATCGCCGCGCTGA
- a CDS encoding cobalt-precorrin-5B (C(1))-methyltransferase, with protein sequence MNQAAPSELRRGWTTGACATAATKAAFEALLCGRFPDPVTITLPRGEQPSFALATEETGDGWCSAGIVKDAGDDPDVTHGALVSARVGLLPPGSGVVFKAGEGVGTVTKPGLPIPPGEPAINPVPRTMMTEVVAEVAQRLGARGDVEITISIADGARLAQKTMNPRLGILGGLSVLGTTGIVRPFSCAAWIASIHRGIDVARATGLTHVAGATGATSEAAVRAHHGLPEEALLDMGDFVGGTLKYLRQHPVARVTIAGGPGKITKLAQGHLDLHSKRGQVDLNALADLLRSNGADPRLVDLARGANTAKQVFDACEKASMPLGDIIAARALTTVRHVLRDAPIQADVLVIDRAGTPIGHAQEQTAENQTNE encoded by the coding sequence ATGAACCAGGCCGCCCCTTCCGAGCTGCGCCGGGGCTGGACCACCGGCGCCTGCGCCACAGCCGCCACCAAGGCAGCCTTCGAGGCCTTGCTGTGCGGCCGGTTTCCCGATCCCGTGACGATCACCCTGCCGCGCGGCGAGCAGCCGTCGTTCGCGCTGGCGACGGAAGAGACAGGCGACGGCTGGTGCAGCGCCGGCATCGTCAAGGATGCGGGCGACGATCCGGATGTCACCCACGGCGCGCTGGTCTCCGCCCGGGTAGGGCTTTTGCCGCCGGGTTCCGGCGTGGTGTTCAAGGCTGGCGAGGGCGTCGGCACGGTCACCAAACCCGGACTGCCGATCCCGCCGGGCGAGCCCGCCATCAACCCCGTGCCGCGAACGATGATGACGGAGGTGGTCGCCGAAGTCGCCCAGCGGCTCGGCGCCAGGGGCGACGTGGAGATCACCATCTCGATCGCCGATGGCGCGCGGCTGGCGCAAAAGACCATGAACCCCCGGCTGGGGATCCTCGGCGGCCTCTCGGTGCTCGGCACCACCGGCATCGTGCGGCCGTTTTCCTGCGCCGCCTGGATCGCCTCCATCCATCGCGGCATCGACGTGGCCCGCGCCACGGGCCTCACCCATGTGGCGGGCGCCACCGGCGCCACGTCGGAAGCCGCGGTGCGCGCCCATCACGGCCTGCCCGAGGAGGCGCTGCTCGACATGGGCGACTTCGTCGGCGGCACATTGAAGTACCTTCGCCAGCACCCCGTGGCCCGCGTCACCATCGCGGGCGGCCCGGGAAAGATCACCAAGCTGGCGCAGGGCCATCTGGATCTGCATTCCAAACGCGGCCAGGTCGATTTGAACGCGCTCGCCGACCTCCTGCGGTCCAACGGCGCCGATCCGCGCCTTGTCGATCTCGCGCGCGGCGCCAACACCGCCAAGCAGGTGTTCGACGCCTGCGAAAAGGCCTCAATGCCGCTCGGCGACATTATCGCGGCCCGGGCGCTGACGACCGTGCGCCACGTGCTGCGCGACGCGCCCATCCAGGCCGACGTGCTGGTCATCGACCGCGCGGGAACCCCAATCGGCCATGCCCAGGAGCAAACGGCCGAAAACCAGACGAATGAGTGA